One genomic segment of Desmodus rotundus isolate HL8 chromosome 5, HLdesRot8A.1, whole genome shotgun sequence includes these proteins:
- the LOC128781097 gene encoding E3 ubiquitin-protein ligase TRIM34-like, with product MKPPCLHLFIELYIFYWDDALTELPDSGWVSSLKAHVFPPNTHIFLQCYTFQIPTHVTFKISLIIPQIKAHHRFSTPCNFSIVHVTLIPAKDESKVVVSVDQRQMRNPSSRLICKGYNNTYDQFGVLGSPFITSGKHYWEVDVSEVCACVLGVCGEKLPDSDMKSFVRQGNNCQDFYSRYQPKHGYWVIGLENKLEHNASVESSSSDPLKLTLSLTFPPRRVGVFLDYDAGTVSFFNITNHEFLIYKYSSCSFPQKLFPYFNMKCTGPMILCSPSS from the exons ATGAAGCCACCCTGTCTTCATCTTTTTATAGAACTTTACATTTTCTACTGG gacgatgctctaactgagctacctgactcGGGCTGGGTCTCATCTCTTAAGGCCCATGTTTTCCCTCCcaacacacatatatttcttcagtgttatacCTTTCAAATTCCCACTCATGTTACTTTCAAGATCTCCCTTATAATACCACAAATAAAGGCACATCATAGATTTTCTACACCCTGTAATTTTTCTATAGTTCACGTGACCCTGATTCCTGCCAAAGATGAATCAAAGGTTGTTGTTTCTGTGGATCAAAGGCAAATGAGAAATCCCTCTTCTAGATTAATTTGTAAAGGGTATAATAATACTTATGATCAATTTGGTGTCCTGGGCTCACCGTTTATTACATCAGGGAAACATTACTGGGAGGTAGATGTGTCAGAGGTATGTGCCTGTGTCTTGGGGGTATGTGGTGAAAAACTCCCTGACTCAGACATGAAGAGTTTTGTTAGACAAGGTAACAATTGTCAAGATTTTTACTCTAGATATCAACCTAAGCATGGCTACTGGGTTATAGGATTAGAGAATAAACTTGAACATAATGCTTCTGTGGAATCCTCCTCCTCTGATCCCTTGAAATTAACTCTCTCCCTGACTTTTCCTCCCCGTCGTGTTGGGGTTTTCCTAGACTATGATGCTGGCACTGTCTCATTTTTTAACATCACGAACCATgagtttctcatctataaatacTCCTCGTGTTCCTTTCCTCAGAAACTTTTCCCATATTTCAACATGAAATGTACTGGCCCCATGATCCTGTGTTCTCCAAGTTCTTAA